One region of Rhodophyticola sp. CCM32 genomic DNA includes:
- a CDS encoding AMP-binding protein has product MVDITAAAGIPASVPALLARNVAQFGSKPAYREKEFGIWQTWSWAEAAEEIDAIAYGFLALGVNRGDHIAVIGRNRPALYWSMVAAEKVGAIPVPLYQDAVAEEMTYVLGHCGARFVIAGDQEQVDKVIEVQETVTCIEHIIYQDARGLRKYDHSKLHALADIQAEGRAAHERFAGELITREGELGWNSTCVMLYTSGTTGKPKGVVLSNENIIATSKNSAEFDDLRPGDEVLAYLPMAWVGDFIFSIGQAMWTGFCVNCPESPETMMSNLREIGPTYYFAPPRVFETQLTNVMIRMEDAGNFKKRMFRYFMDHAKRVGPALLDGKPVGAVDRLKYRLGEMLVFGPLKNTLGFTRVRVGYTAGEAIGPEIFDFYRSLGINLKQLYGQTEASVFITQQPDHEVRPDTVGVPSPGVEIRIAETGEVFYRSPGVFVEYYKNAESTASTKDADNWVATGDAGFIEPDTGHLRIIDRAKDVGKMADGRLFAPKYVENKLKFFPNILEAVVLGNGRDHCTAFINIDLTAVGNWAERNNIAYASYQELAGHPQVLDTLQTHVEEVNRSLAQDEMLSGCQIHRFLVLHKELDADDGELTRTRKVRRRIIEEKFEDLIAALYDGSGSVYTETEVTYEDGRKGKIAATLAIRDAEIADEVTDQKVAAE; this is encoded by the coding sequence TTGGTTGATATAACCGCGGCTGCGGGTATTCCCGCATCTGTTCCGGCGCTTCTGGCGCGGAACGTGGCGCAATTCGGTTCAAAACCCGCCTACCGGGAAAAGGAATTCGGCATCTGGCAGACCTGGTCCTGGGCCGAGGCGGCCGAGGAGATTGACGCCATTGCCTATGGCTTTCTGGCCCTTGGGGTGAACCGGGGGGACCATATTGCGGTTATCGGGCGCAACCGGCCCGCGCTTTACTGGTCGATGGTGGCCGCCGAGAAGGTGGGGGCGATCCCGGTGCCGCTGTATCAGGATGCTGTTGCCGAAGAGATGACCTATGTGCTGGGCCATTGCGGCGCGCGTTTTGTGATCGCCGGGGATCAGGAGCAGGTCGATAAGGTCATCGAGGTGCAGGAAACGGTCACCTGCATCGAACATATCATCTATCAGGATGCGCGCGGTCTGCGGAAATACGACCATTCCAAACTGCATGCGCTGGCCGATATTCAGGCCGAGGGTCGGGCCGCCCATGAACGTTTCGCGGGGGAGCTGATAACCCGCGAGGGGGAACTTGGCTGGAACAGCACCTGTGTGATGCTGTATACGTCGGGCACCACGGGCAAGCCCAAGGGCGTGGTGCTGAGCAATGAAAACATCATTGCCACCTCCAAGAATTCTGCCGAATTTGATGATCTGCGCCCGGGCGACGAGGTGCTGGCCTATCTGCCTATGGCCTGGGTTGGCGATTTCATCTTTTCCATCGGTCAGGCGATGTGGACGGGGTTTTGTGTGAACTGCCCCGAAAGCCCCGAGACGATGATGTCCAATCTGCGCGAGATCGGGCCGACCTATTATTTTGCGCCGCCCCGCGTGTTCGAGACACAGCTGACCAATGTGATGATCCGCATGGAGGATGCAGGCAATTTCAAGAAACGCATGTTCCGTTATTTCATGGATCACGCCAAACGGGTCGGCCCTGCTTTGCTTGACGGCAAGCCGGTGGGCGCGGTGGACCGGCTGAAATACCGGCTTGGTGAGATGCTGGTCTTTGGCCCGCTGAAAAACACCCTTGGCTTCACCCGGGTGCGGGTCGGCTATACGGCGGGGGAGGCGATCGGGCCGGAAATTTTCGATTTCTACCGGTCGCTCGGGATCAATCTGAAACAGCTTTACGGCCAGACCGAGGCCAGCGTTTTCATCACCCAGCAACCCGATCATGAGGTGCGCCCGGATACGGTTGGCGTGCCCTCCCCCGGTGTGGAAATTCGCATCGCCGAGACTGGCGAGGTGTTCTATCGCTCTCCCGGGGTGTTCGTGGAATATTACAAGAATGCCGAAAGCACCGCCTCGACCAAGGATGCGGATAACTGGGTGGCCACGGGGGATGCGGGGTTCATCGAACCCGATACCGGGCATTTGCGGATCATCGACCGGGCCAAGGATGTGGGCAAAATGGCGGATGGCCGTCTGTTTGCACCGAAATATGTCGAGAACAAGCTGAAATTCTTCCCGAATATTCTGGAGGCTGTGGTTCTGGGCAATGGCCGTGATCATTGCACCGCCTTTATCAATATCGACCTGACCGCCGTGGGCAACTGGGCCGAGCGGAACAATATCGCCTATGCCTCCTATCAGGAACTGGCCGGGCATCCACAGGTGCTGGATACGCTTCAGACCCATGTGGAAGAGGTGAACCGGAGTTTGGCGCAGGACGAGATGCTGTCGGGCTGCCAGATCCACCGGTTTCTGGTGCTGCACAAGGAACTGGATGCCGATGACGGGGAACTGACCCGGACCCGCAAGGTGCGCCGCCGGATCATCGAAGAGAAATTCGAGGATCTGATCGCCGCGCTCTATGACGGGTCCGGCAGCGTCTATACCGAGACCGAAGTGACCTATGAGGACGGGCGCAAGGGCAAGATCGCCGCGACGCTGGCAATTCGTGACGCCGAGATTGCCGATGAGGTCACAGATCAGAAGGTGGCCGCCGAATGA
- a CDS encoding PAS-domain containing protein, with the protein MARTDITSQMTRAGLNLIQQALTIYDADLRLAVCNRPFQTMFGLPETLTTPGARFKDTIRYLVEHGEYGEIDDPEQFVQDRVDQARDFVAHYMERQRSNGRTISVEGSPLPEGGWVTVYTDITEIKRQEKLLRAHSEELSDQLLTHAERLAQTNRELAASNAQMEEAKRGLSEMEARTRLTTEMMPAHIAHVDRDQVYTYTNRRLSALLPGRTSDIVGLHMHEALGPATAARLYPQVARALEGTPTVLEFTEPESGRRIRTAFTPDQGSGDTIEGVYLLSTDVTEEAQARAALSQTHKRELAAQLTNGLAHDFANLLTIILGLQSRLDKLPLPPGASELTGATAAAARRGGMLLDKIARMSGPREIHPVPTDLAGLLTAFEPLARATLPDAITLTIITDLDPDRLLLLDAGSLQDSLLNLVLNARDALGEAGGDITLHARTVPDTWLEISVADTGPGFSKPALGAALDPFFTTKGDKGSGLGLSMVYDLTQLAGGTVKLANTPAGAEVTLRLPLRRADRDTSTHLVLLVEDSAELRATIRDMLTDLGHQVIEAASAEEARALTDLPGLGWVLSDINLEGEINGVTLLEQIEVIHPDLRLALMTARPPGDSLRQKGAARWPVLSKPVDIAALSHLFHAEAVA; encoded by the coding sequence ATGGCACGAACCGACATCACCAGCCAGATGACCCGCGCGGGGCTGAACCTGATTCAGCAGGCGCTGACAATCTATGATGCCGATCTGCGGCTGGCGGTCTGCAACCGGCCCTTTCAAACCATGTTCGGCCTGCCAGAAACCCTGACCACGCCGGGCGCCCGGTTCAAGGACACGATCCGCTATCTGGTCGAACATGGCGAATATGGCGAGATCGACGACCCGGAACAGTTTGTGCAGGACCGGGTCGATCAGGCCCGCGATTTCGTGGCCCATTACATGGAACGGCAACGCTCCAACGGGCGGACGATCAGTGTCGAGGGCTCCCCCCTGCCCGAGGGCGGATGGGTCACGGTCTATACGGATATCACCGAGATCAAACGTCAGGAAAAACTGCTGCGCGCCCATTCCGAGGAATTGTCGGATCAGCTTCTGACCCATGCAGAGCGGCTGGCCCAGACCAACCGCGAACTGGCCGCCAGCAATGCGCAGATGGAAGAGGCCAAGCGCGGCCTGTCGGAGATGGAGGCGCGCACTCGTCTGACGACCGAAATGATGCCCGCCCATATCGCCCATGTGGACCGGGATCAGGTCTATACATACACAAACCGCCGCCTGTCGGCGCTTCTGCCCGGCCGGACCAGCGATATCGTGGGCCTGCATATGCACGAGGCGCTTGGCCCTGCCACCGCAGCACGGCTTTACCCACAGGTGGCCCGCGCGCTTGAAGGCACGCCGACGGTCCTGGAATTCACCGAACCTGAAAGCGGCCGTCGCATCCGCACCGCTTTCACCCCCGATCAGGGGTCGGGCGACACCATCGAGGGGGTCTATCTGCTCTCCACCGATGTGACCGAAGAGGCCCAGGCCCGCGCCGCGCTCAGCCAGACCCATAAACGCGAACTGGCCGCGCAGCTGACCAATGGTCTGGCCCATGATTTCGCCAATCTGCTGACCATCATTCTGGGGCTGCAAAGCCGGCTCGACAAACTGCCCCTGCCCCCCGGCGCATCCGAATTGACCGGCGCCACCGCCGCCGCCGCCCGCCGGGGCGGCATGCTGCTGGACAAGATCGCACGCATGTCCGGCCCGCGGGAAATCCACCCGGTTCCAACCGATCTGGCCGGGCTTCTGACCGCATTTGAACCTCTGGCGCGCGCCACCCTGCCCGATGCCATCACCCTGACCATCATCACCGATCTGGACCCGGACCGGCTGTTGCTGCTGGATGCGGGGTCGCTTCAGGACAGCCTGCTGAACCTTGTGCTGAATGCCCGCGACGCTTTGGGAGAGGCGGGCGGCGATATCACACTGCATGCCCGCACGGTGCCCGATACCTGGCTGGAAATCAGCGTTGCCGATACCGGCCCGGGGTTTTCCAAACCCGCGCTTGGCGCCGCGCTGGACCCGTTTTTCACCACCAAGGGTGACAAAGGGTCGGGCCTGGGCCTGTCGATGGTCTATGACCTGACGCAACTGGCCGGGGGCACGGTGAAACTGGCCAATACCCCTGCGGGCGCCGAGGTGACCCTGCGCCTGCCGCTGCGCCGGGCAGATCGTGACACCAGCACCCATCTGGTTCTGCTGGTCGAAGACAGCGCCGAATTGCGCGCCACGATCCGCGATATGCTGACCGATCTGGGCCATCAGGTGATCGAGGCCGCCAGCGCCGAGGAAGCCCGCGCGCTGACCGATCTGCCGGGTCTGGGCTGGGTTCTGTCTGACATCAATCTGGAAGGGGAGATCAATGGCGTCACCCTGCTGGAACAGATCGAGGTCATCCATCCCGATCTGCGTCTGGCCCTGATGACCGCACGCCCACCTGGTGATAGCCTGCGCCAGAAAGGCGCGGCCCGCTGGCCGGTTCTGTCGAAACCGGTGGATATCGCAGCGCTGAGCCATCTGTTTCACGCAGAGGCCGTGGCATGA
- a CDS encoding branched-chain amino acid ABC transporter permease: protein MPEQLVFAMEVTLNGLMTGVMYSLVALGFVLIFKASGIFNYAQGVMALFAAMTLVGIQDGRVPFAHLINEIFGTDVHYFGWEVPALLAILLTVGVMILFALCVQKVIFKHLVGQEPIILFMATIGLAYFLEGVSDLMWGSEIRNLDVGLPQGINDAIDQTTFDLFGYGFFIDNLDIWATGIAAVLVGGLIAYAQYTKNGRAMRAVADDHQAALSVGISLNYVWILVWSLAGIVALVAGIMWGSKSGVQFSLSLIALKALPVLMLGGFTSIPGAIVGGLIIGVGEALFEFSIGPLIGGATENWFAYVLALVFLVFRPQGLFGEKIIERV from the coding sequence ATGCCTGAACAACTCGTCTTCGCGATGGAGGTCACGCTGAACGGTCTGATGACCGGGGTGATGTATTCGCTTGTCGCCCTTGGTTTCGTGCTGATCTTCAAGGCCTCCGGCATCTTCAACTATGCCCAGGGGGTGATGGCGCTGTTCGCCGCGATGACGCTGGTGGGCATTCAGGACGGGCGGGTGCCGTTTGCCCATCTTATCAACGAGATTTTCGGCACGGATGTGCATTATTTCGGCTGGGAGGTGCCGGCACTTCTGGCGATCCTGCTGACCGTGGGGGTGATGATCCTGTTTGCGCTGTGCGTGCAGAAGGTGATTTTCAAACATCTTGTGGGGCAGGAACCGATCATCCTGTTCATGGCGACCATCGGGCTGGCCTATTTCCTGGAAGGGGTCAGTGATCTGATGTGGGGCTCGGAAATCCGCAATCTTGATGTGGGTCTGCCCCAGGGCATCAATGATGCGATTGACCAGACGACCTTTGATCTCTTCGGATACGGGTTTTTCATCGACAATCTGGATATCTGGGCAACCGGGATTGCCGCGGTTCTGGTGGGTGGGCTGATCGCCTATGCGCAATACACCAAGAACGGGCGTGCGATGCGGGCGGTGGCCGATGACCATCAGGCGGCGCTGAGCGTCGGGATTTCGCTGAATTACGTGTGGATTCTGGTCTGGTCGCTGGCGGGCATCGTGGCGCTGGTGGCGGGGATCATGTGGGGCTCCAAATCGGGTGTGCAGTTCTCGCTGTCGCTGATCGCGCTGAAGGCGCTGCCGGTGCTGATGCTGGGTGGTTTCACCTCGATCCCCGGTGCGATTGTCGGCGGGTTGATCATTGGTGTGGGCGAGGCGCTGTTTGAGTTTTCCATCGGCCCGCTGATCGGCGGTGCGACCGAGAACTGGTTTGCCTATGTGCTGGCGCTGGTCTTCCTGGTGTTCCGGCCCCAGGGCCTGTTCGGCGAAAAAATCATCGAGAGGGTGTAG
- a CDS encoding ABC transporter ATP-binding protein → MKDMGVEGYVTADGRQIGGVVMEMRNITLRFGGVVAIKDISFDIREGEIRAIIGPNGAGKSSMLNVISGFYNPQEGEVWYRGARRPAMRPYQVARQGIARTFQNIALFDGMSVLDNIMTGRLNHMNATFLDQALWWGKAQREEVENREKAEEVIDFLEIQNIRKTPVGRLPYGLKKRVELARALVAEPSILLLDEPMAGMNVEEKEDMSRFILDVNDEFGTTIALIEHDMGVVMDLSDRVVVMDYGKKIGDGSPDEVRNNPDVIDAYLGVAHD, encoded by the coding sequence ATGAAAGATATGGGTGTTGAGGGCTATGTCACCGCAGACGGGCGCCAGATCGGCGGCGTGGTGATGGAAATGCGCAACATCACGCTTCGTTTCGGCGGTGTGGTGGCGATCAAGGATATCAGTTTCGACATCCGCGAAGGTGAAATTCGCGCAATCATCGGGCCGAACGGGGCGGGCAAATCCTCGATGCTGAATGTCATTTCCGGGTTCTACAATCCGCAGGAGGGCGAGGTCTGGTATCGCGGCGCCCGGCGCCCGGCGATGCGCCCCTATCAGGTGGCGCGCCAGGGCATTGCGCGGACCTTCCAGAACATCGCGCTGTTCGACGGGATGAGCGTGCTGGACAATATCATGACCGGTCGTCTGAACCATATGAACGCCACATTCCTTGATCAGGCGCTGTGGTGGGGCAAGGCACAGCGCGAAGAGGTGGAGAACCGCGAAAAGGCCGAAGAGGTCATTGATTTCCTGGAGATCCAGAATATCCGCAAAACCCCCGTGGGCCGGCTGCCCTATGGTCTGAAGAAACGGGTGGAACTGGCCCGGGCGCTTGTGGCCGAACCCAGCATCCTGCTGCTGGATGAACCCATGGCCGGCATGAATGTGGAGGAGAAGGAGGACATGTCGCGCTTCATCCTCGACGTGAATGACGAGTTTGGCACCACCATCGCGCTCATCGAACATGATATGGGCGTGGTCATGGACCTGTCGGATCGGGTTGTGGTGATGGATTACGGCAAGAAGATCGGCGATGGCTCCCCCGATGAGGTGCGCAACAACCCCGATGTGATCGACGCCTATCTGGGGGTGGCGCATGACTAG